One segment of Clarias gariepinus isolate MV-2021 ecotype Netherlands chromosome 6, CGAR_prim_01v2, whole genome shotgun sequence DNA contains the following:
- the LOC128526140 gene encoding transmembrane protein 125 yields the protein MSELDDFPPTLPSRGLNQADPSRIQQDILEEQVELWWFSEPRKSLLCYSASVALVVGCGVGGVGLLSSTTSLSSEWRLGAGTALCMLALAVVLKQLLSSAVQDMNCVRSRQRIDVLKSGGLSDVLVVLLTGISLVICGAVLLNVALGYHMPKPGQALNDMYISGVVLLAGGGFTVVAVTVYSLVVFILARIRSQRSLRDRMLGIFTVSGQMRARRETASSLAQLI from the coding sequence ATGTCGGAGCTAGACGACTTCCCTCCTACTCTTCCTTCTCGCGGCCTCAATCAAGCCGATCCGTCCCGTATTCAGCAGGACATCCTGGAGGAGCAGGTGGAGCTGTGGTGGTTCAGCGAGCCGAGGAAGTCTCTGCTGTGTTACAGCGCCTCCGTGGCCTTGGTGGTGGGTTGCGGCGTAGGTGGAGTCGGCCTGTTGTCCAGCACCACCAGCCTGTCCAGCGAGTGGCGCCTGGGAGCGGGCACGGCGCTGTGCATGCTGGCGTTAGCCGTGGTGCTCAAGCAGCTGCTCAGCTCGGCTGTCCAGGACATGAACTGCGTGCGCAGCCGTCAGCGCATAGACGTCCTGAAAAGCGGAGGCTTGTCCGACGTGCTGGTCGTGCTCCTCACTGGAATTTCCTTGGTCATCTGCGGAGCTGTGCTGCTCAACGTGGCTCTGGGATACCACATGCCCAAACCGGGCCAGGCTCTCAATGATATGTATATATCGGGAGTGGTGTTGTTGGCAGGTGGCGGGTTCACGGTGGTGGCCGTCACAGTTTACTCACTTGTGGTTTTCATCTTGGCGAGGATAAGATCCCAGAGGAGCTTGAGAGACAGAATGCTGGGAATTTTCACTGTATCGGGGCAGATGCGTGCCCGGCGGGAGACAGCATCAAGCCTGGCACAACTCATATGA